A DNA window from Vigna angularis cultivar LongXiaoDou No.4 chromosome 1, ASM1680809v1, whole genome shotgun sequence contains the following coding sequences:
- the LOC108334191 gene encoding homeobox protein HD1, translating into MQEAGLAMNMLSAEVSAAAADHHHRQLKADIATHPLYEQLLAAHVSCLRVATPIDQLPLIDAQLSHFNNLLRSYASHHSHSHSHDRQELDNFMTQYLIVLCALKEQLQQHVRVHAVEAVMACRDIESTLQALTGVSLGEGSGATMSDDEEDFQMDGSLDQSSAEGHDMMGFGPLLPTESERSLMERVRQELKIELKQGFKSRIEDVREEILRKRRAGKLPGDTTSVLKAWWQQHAKWPYPTEDDKAKLVEETGLQLKQINNWFINQRKRNWHSNSQSVTSLKSKRKREYSH; encoded by the exons ATGCAAGAAGCTGGGCTGGCAATGAATATGCTCAGCGCAGAAGTCTCAGCCGCCGCCGCCGACCACCACCACCGTCAACTGAAGGCGGACATAGCCACCCATCCACTTTACGAACAGCTTCTCGCTGCACACGTTTCATGCCTCCGCGTCGCTACACCCATCGACCAGTTGCCACTCATCGACGCTCAGTTATCACACTTCAACAATCTCCTCCGCTCTTACGCCTCACACCATTCCCATTCCCATTCCCATGATCGACAAGAGCTCGACAACTTCATG ACACAGTATTTGATCGTGTTATGTGCGTTAAAAGAGCAGCTTCAGCAACATGTTCGGGTGCATGCCGTGGAGGCTGTGATGGCCTGCCGTGATATTGAAAGCACCTTGCAAGCTCTGACAG gaGTGAGCCTGGGAGAAGGATCGGGTGCAACAATGTCCGATGACGAAGAGGATTTTCAAATGGATGGGTCTTTAGATCAGTCTAGCGCTGAGGGGCACGACATGATGGGATTTGGTCCATTGCTTCCTACAGAATCTGAAAGGTCCCTCATGGAAAGAGTTCGTCAGGAGCTCAAAATTGAGCTCAAGCAG GGTTTCAAGTCAAGAATCGAAGATGTTAGGGAGGAAATATTAAGGAAAAGGAGGGCCGGGAAATTGCCTGGGGACACAACATCGGTTTTAAAGGCATGGTGGCAGCAGCACGCTAAATGGCCCTACCCAACT GAAGATGACAAGGCAAAACTTGTGGAAGAGACAGGGTTGCAGCTGAAGCAAATCAATAATTGGTTCATCAACCAAAGGAAACGCAACTGGCACAGCAACTCTCAATCTGTCACCTCTCTCAAGTCCAAGCGCAAGAG GGAGTATTCCCACTAA